Sequence from the Ooceraea biroi isolate clonal line C1 chromosome 5, Obir_v5.4, whole genome shotgun sequence genome:
AAAGTATGCTCTCTTGACTAatgcatgcaaaatattttggaTTAAGTAGATGTAGGATTGATATAATAAcgcaaaaatataagatattggTGCTATTTAACAGGATCTTTGGGATGAGGCTAGTAAATATCCCCTTCACGGTACATTGAAGGATGCGCCGTCGTATGTATTCTCGTGCATCAACTCGAACGCAGAGATAGAAGAACTGCGAGATGAAACGAGACGCCTCTGTGATATAAAACCCTTTTGTTCAGTGTTAAAAGTTATAGAACGCGAAGGTATAAAAAGCGATAGGAACTTAGACTCCCAAATTGGTGTCTTAATCGGCAAGGGATTGCACGAGTTCGCCGCCTTAAAGAATTCCGAGGTCAACGACTTCAGATGGAAAATGCGACTGTTGGGAGATGACGTGGCGCTAACTAGGCAAAAGAATTGCTGGATGGAAAAAGTGCATTATCAATTTCCTTCGAGAATAGCGCCATCACCAATTATACCTAAAAACATTGAGAATCGTTTAAAAGATGGAAATATTGTTCTGGTTACTAAATTCGAAAAATCGGAGGTAAGATACATAAACTTATTTCTACCAAACACAAAACTATTATTAGCGCAAAGTAATTTAATGctgtttttgaagaaattgagtctttattacaagaaaataaacacattaatcttcattttctaatactttcctccatttcttcaaaaaaaaagaaataccgaattaatttacacacCTAATAATTCAAGGAATTTCCAAACATCAAATGCTATTATTGTTTCAGACTGCGTTTACTTTTCAAATATCGCATACTACTACACCGCCTGAATTgctcgaaataattttgaataaaagaGCAAACACTCTTAATACTCGAGGCGAACAGCCCAACGACTTTATGCTTAAGATTTGCGGACAAGAAGAGTATCTGATTGGTGATAAAATTCCGTTGGTACAATTCAGCTACATACAAGATTGTCTAGCAAAGGATATCACGCCAACGTTGGTTACGCTCAGCAAACAGAGCGTACCAGTGGACCAAGATAACGCTTACGACAATCCAGATGTGGACACGTTGCAACGTACGAAGCCGTCGTCCTCTACGCTAACGTTACGCAAAAAGGGCAAGCATATTTCCGCGTTGAAGCTCGAGGAATCTTTTGTTTTCACTGTAAATGCAATTTCTCGACTTAATAGCGATGCCGCTCATCGTACTGTAGAGGTATGCTTCAGTTTTTCAGAGATCGGAAGTATCAGGATTGGTctaacgtattttttttttatcttcatgtAGATCGGTCTGCAAGCTGGCCTCTTTCATGGTGGAAAATCCCTCTGCGAAAGTCAAAAAACCAAAGAAATTATCGTAAGTCCTGATGGTAGTTGCGAGTGGGAAGAGACACTGAAATTCGACATTAAAGTCAGAGATATACCGCGGATGGCACGGCTGTGCTTCGTGTTATACGAAATCAGCAAAACTGCGAAAGGTTTAAAGAGCAGAAAACTGGTTAAGGACTCGAAGCAGGAGTTATTCATAAATCCTTTGTGCTGGGCAAATACGACGATATACGACTTCAAGTCCCAGTTAAAGACAGGTGCAATGACATTGTATACGTGGACGTATGCGGAAGATATGCAAAACGACGATCTACTTCATCCCCTAGGGACGGTAGTGTCCAATCCGCACATAGATAGAGCCGCTGCTCTCATGCTAACATTTCCGAAGTAACTACATTTcctaaaatttttacaatttgtgatagaaaaataagattttcaCGTTACaccgtttttatttaatgttttacaGTTATGGTAAAGATCAGTGTGTTCTCTATCCTACACCGGAAAAAATGGTTGAGTATGCTCAAACGTTACGGGAACAATGTAACGAACGTTCAATCAAAGAGGAATTAAATCAAGAGTCTGACGTCAGTCAACAGTTGGAGCAATTAAGATTACTAGCTGATAGGGATCCGCTGCATGAATTACACGAACAAGAAAAGAAGACGATGTGGGCGTTGAGGCATCATTGTCTTCGTGAAATTCCAACGCTTTTGGCCAAGCTGTTGCAATGCGTAGAGTGGAACGATCATAAGTAAGTAACCGATCGATCGCTTGCAACGTGATTCAGGATCACTGAATAAATTgagatttttatgaatatttgtaGAGAAGTCGCGGAAGCCACAGCGCTTATACAGCAATGGCCGAAGTTACCGGTAGAGAAGGCTTTGGAGCTGCTGGACTATGCTTACGCCGATCAAAACATCAGAAATTTCGCGGTTTGGTGTCTAAGAGACGTCACTGACGATGATCTCAGTCTTTACCTGCTACAGTTGGCTCAAGCCTTAAAACATGAGAATTATCTAACCTGTCCTCTGACcgagtttttattaaatcgagCACTTCAGAACCAGAGGATAGGGCACTATCTATTCTGGCACCTCAGGTTAGCGGCAGCAGCACTTCTTACTTGGTATTattcgtttatttattatttctttcaattctCAACATTTGAAAATCAAATTAGGTCGGAGATGCAGGTTGGCGCTGTGTCCGTTCGCTTCGGTCTTATACTGGAGGCTTACTGCAGAGGAAGTCAACAACACATGCGATCATTATTCAAGCAGATGAAGTGTCTGGATAAATTGAAGAGCGTCTCGGAACAAATAAAGCAAAGGAAGGATCGTAAGGCGGCCCTTCAGGGCTTTCAGGACTTTATTCAGGAGCCACACTGCCAAGAGGCAATATCTGACGTCCTTAATCCTCTTGATCCGAGTTTCAGGTGGAATCATATCAAGTAAGTTCGTTCATTCGATGAATGGTTCCTTCTTCGTTCGTTTCTCGTACttttaatccttttttttcgCTAGGATCGAAAAGTGTCGACTGATGGACAGTAAGATGCGGCCACTTTGGCTAGTTTTTGAGAACAATGATCCTTTCGGCGacgatatttatttgatacttAAGCACGGGGATGATTTGAGGCAGGACATGCTGACACTACAGATGCTACGTATCATGGATAAGCTCTGGAAGAAGGAGGGTTTAGACTTACGCATGAATCCGTACGGTTGTATCTCTACGGAGAATAGAGTCGGAATGATAGAGGTAGTGTTAAACGCGGAGACAATCGCAAACATTCAGAAGGAAAAGGGCACGTTCTCCGCCACGGCAGCCTTCAGGTAAACAATGTGCCACGTAATATCGATTTAATTCGTCGTATTTGTTAACAAGATTTCATATCATTTTCTGTGTTTACAGGAGAGGTTCTTTGCTGGCCTGGCTGAAAGATCACAATCACACGGAAGCGGCCTTGAATAAAGCCATTGAGGAATTCACTTTGAGTTGCGCGGGTTATTGTGTCGCAACGTACGTTCTCGGGATAGCCGATAGACACTCTGACAATATAATGGTCAAAAAGACCGGACAATTATTTCATGTCGATTTTGGCCACATCTTGGGCCACTTCAAGGAGAAATTCGGATTCAGACGCGAACGAGTACCTTTCGTATTGACCAATGATTTTGTCCACGTTATAAATAAGGGCCAAACGAAAAAGGGGCAGGCCGCGGAATTTCAGAGATTTCAGAATCACTGCGAACAAGCCTTTCTAATTCTACGCCAGCACGGTGGACTTATACTGTCTCTGTTCGCTATGATGATATCTACTGGACTGCCTGAGCTTTCATCAGAGAAAGATCTGAATTATCTTAGGGATACATTGgtacgtatgcagttattgttataaaatcaAGAATCGCAGCAGCGTTTCGCATCGAATATACGTATTATGATACAATGACAATAcgaataatatgaaaataatttagtacAATGTAgtcaattattttgttactttgtaataattacattgcaatacaCTATATCAGAAATTAGCACCAAGTCTTGACGCGTTAACGGCTGACACACACTTTAAtcttatacatttaaatatctttacaGGTCCTAGAAATGTCCGAGAGCGAGGCACAAAAGCACTTTAGGAGCAAATTCGACGAGGCCCTTTGCAACTCGTGGAAAACGTCGTTGAATTGGGCGTCGCACAATATGTCCAAGAATAACAAGACTACGTGAACAGTGACAATCGCGCAGCGCGACTCATTTCCGAATTAAGGGACGGAGTGCACTTAAAAATGCAATCATAACGTGGCGTAATCGAATATGCCACGTTACCAATGTTGAAATGTATGCTCCGATGTATTTGACGAGCACGTAGCGACGGGCCGTTTGCCTGTTAATTAGTAGACTATGATACGGTTGTAGGACAGACTAGAAACGAAAGCTGCCACTTTCCCCGTGACATTGTCGTCGCGGTTGGAAATCAGCAACTATAACCAGTATACAATTGAGACTGTTTAAGACGCGATCATGCTGTTGCTAAGTATCAGCGGACATCGCACTCGTACTGTCAAGAGGTGGTCTAGAATCGTCGCTCAAGACTCAAATTTATAGATGTAGGATAGGCTCGTACATTTTTAAAGCTCTATCCTATACGCAACGCAAGCAGTCGGTGCTTATGTTCGGTAgtagatattttaaatgaatGAACGTACGGTACGTACCTATATCATTGGacaagattttttattaagttttacTTAGTTGAAACTTAGTTTAAGACGGCACTCGTGCAGAATTGCCTCGATCGATCCTGAATCACGATCGTGAATTTTCGTGAAGCTGTTTCAAGTTTCCATTCATCTCCATCTCGAATAAATCTCGTCAAGTCGAGTGTCATTCTCGAAAGATTTATATATCACCGTATATGTCAAAAAGCCTGTAATAATATGCGTGTGAATGTAAGCAAATATAGGCTTGCAACGAAATACGTCGTAAAAATCTTTACTATTCTCGTTGCtataaataaatcgatttaTACTTGTATTTGTATGTAGTAGAGATTTTTTGTTACGTTTGATTCATCAAGTATGATACGGAGGAACATGCCGCGCaacgttatttaattcgaaaaGACTTTGAAACATTCTGACAATTGCTTCGATAATGGATGATATGGTCGATTTCATACCATTAGCAATGACAGTGTGATAACTGAAAGCAATATCTATTTTGCAAAACTACACACAAGAGCAACACCGATAAAACTATCATGATTACATTATCAACTTGGGGCAATTGTGACGGAAATAACGATTATTCTGTTTAATTGCAAACACCACCATGTAAGAACCTGTAAATGAATTGCGTAAGCGTGCACTGCCGATTGAAAACCACTTACGTGGCGTACGTCTACGAAgttcaatttttgttttttaaaaaaaaagtaatgataCTCCGATATTGGTGACAAGCCAAACTTCCCAAGTTTATTATCACGCGTAGTATCGAGTTTGAAGTACCacggttatatatatattacactgTACGgtatacatatactatatatgcgagagatatatattttgataaatataccGCAATCCACACATGTTAGCAATAGTTAAATCAGTAGATCCATTCATACTTCAGCGCTGTTCAACACACGATAAGACCGCTACGCTTTTCTGAAACGGCTCTAAAATGCACGACCATAACGCGCGTACGCTCCTCACAATGTAAGATAAGATAATGATCTCTAATACACtagacaaaaaaaataaataatatttcagacTGCGTCGTTGTCGCATATTCATATCATCATCCTCTAGCCTAGTACGTCATATCGAAATTGTTCGATGAACGCAAGGACACTTACACGcataaagttatatatataatacaccgTGTATGTACACCGTGAAATCTCCTGGCGACTTTTTATTTCACTCGTATTAGGTGTTAATCGTGCGAATAGATTTGCGAGACCCCAGACCAGAGCATAGATAGGGCTGCAACGTGCTGCAGCAGGGACCGACGGATGGAGAGGGGCATTCGTCCGACCGATCCACACACCTG
This genomic interval carries:
- the LOC105281126 gene encoding phosphatidylinositol 4,5-bisphosphate 3-kinase catalytic subunit delta isoform, which gives rise to MVHGNIPNAYKYNFWAERPGDVQEPTIVELTCLMPNGVVIPFEINRNITLDQIKEDLWDEASKYPLHGTLKDAPSYVFSCINSNAEIEELRDETRRLCDIKPFCSVLKVIEREGIKSDRNLDSQIGVLIGKGLHEFAALKNSEVNDFRWKMRLLGDDVALTRQKNCWMEKVHYQFPSRIAPSPIIPKNIENRLKDGNIVLVTKFEKSETAFTFQISHTTTPPELLEIILNKRANTLNTRGEQPNDFMLKICGQEEYLIGDKIPLVQFSYIQDCLAKDITPTLVTLSKQSVPVDQDNAYDNPDVDTLQRTKPSSSTLTLRKKGKHISALKLEESFVFTVNAISRLNSDAAHRTVEIGLQAGLFHGGKSLCESQKTKEIIVSPDGSCEWEETLKFDIKVRDIPRMARLCFVLYEISKTAKGLKSRKLVKDSKQELFINPLCWANTTIYDFKSQLKTGAMTLYTWTYAEDMQNDDLLHPLGTVVSNPHIDRAAALMLTFPNYGKDQCVLYPTPEKMVEYAQTLREQCNERSIKEELNQESDVSQQLEQLRLLADRDPLHELHEQEKKTMWALRHHCLREIPTLLAKLLQCVEWNDHKEVAEATALIQQWPKLPVEKALELLDYAYADQNIRNFAVWCLRDVTDDDLSLYLLQLAQALKHENYLTCPLTEFLLNRALQNQRIGHYLFWHLRSEMQVGAVSVRFGLILEAYCRGSQQHMRSLFKQMKCLDKLKSVSEQIKQRKDRKAALQGFQDFIQEPHCQEAISDVLNPLDPSFRWNHIKIEKCRLMDSKMRPLWLVFENNDPFGDDIYLILKHGDDLRQDMLTLQMLRIMDKLWKKEGLDLRMNPYGCISTENRVGMIEVVLNAETIANIQKEKGTFSATAAFRRGSLLAWLKDHNHTEAALNKAIEEFTLSCAGYCVATYVLGIADRHSDNIMVKKTGQLFHVDFGHILGHFKEKFGFRRERVPFVLTNDFVHVINKGQTKKGQAAEFQRFQNHCEQAFLILRQHGGLILSLFAMMISTGLPELSSEKDLNYLRDTLVLEMSESEAQKHFRSKFDEALCNSWKTSLNWASHNMSKNNKTT